From the Candidatus Poribacteria bacterium genome, the window CACGAAACCGGCGATACCTTCCTAACGAATCCGCACCATGCACACACGATGAGCATGCAAATGGATATGAACATGGACACCCAGACGGTAGAGCCACATGAGCACCTACCGGGAACACCGCCACATTCTCATGCCAACACATCAGCAATAGTGCCACCAATTCAGCCGGGCGGGGGGGCCAGAATCGGTTGTGGGAGGATAGTGTTGATGGAATAAATTTTTCGACAGTTCGGGACAGCTGAAAATTGCACAACCTTACTGAGCCTCATCTCCTTCTTCTAACGTATCGGTGCGTTCATAACTACACTTTTTTGAAACTTAAAAGATAGATTTTCGTCAATTTTAAAAAAAGCTAAACTTTTTTCGCTCTGGCGTATATAATTAATTAAACGTCTTTTTAACTGATCCTCTGAAACTACCCAACCATCTTAAGGGGGTGTCTCATGAGAGAAGATCGCCATCCGGGGAACCGAGGTCAATGTCCGTTTTATGTTGATCCCGACGACCTCCTGACCGCAGAGGCATCGATCTGTAAATGTGTAACTTGTGCGACGCGGGGCGACGCGGGTCTCCAAGCCTGCCGCGATGATTTCCGGCAACTGGCATATTTGACGATACTCGAAGAAACCCCGAAGTACGATCCGACACATCCGAGCCAAGCGAGTTTTATCACATTCATAAAATCCCGAGTCTGTCACAGGCTCTGGTCTCAACGCCGTCAGGAACTGAGGTATCTGCCCTGCTCACTTGTTGAATCTGTGACATCTGAGTTCTCCGACGACGTGCCTACTGCCTTGAACCCACTGGCGGCTGAACTTTATAACACCGCCGTTGCCGCGGAATCCTTGGAGGATGAAGTCATTGAAGAGGTTCATCTCGAACGATTCCGAGAACAACTTCCGGTAAT encodes:
- a CDS encoding sigma-70 family RNA polymerase sigma factor, with the translated sequence MREDRHPGNRGQCPFYVDPDDLLTAEASICKCVTCATRGDAGLQACRDDFRQLAYLTILEETPKYDPTHPSQASFITFIKSRVCHRLWSQRRQELRYLPCSLVESVTSEFSDDVPTALNPLAAELYNTAVAAESLEDEVIEEVHLERFREQLPVMLKRLTEQEQEIVRLKYFQDYTGTQIAEVLGISKGRVSQLMKSLLGKLKSVYLRLKDGCPV